Genomic segment of Deltaproteobacteria bacterium:
GCCCTCACTTTTGATGATGGTCCGGATTCTACTCATACCCTTTCCTTGCTTCGTTTTCTTGAAACCCAAAATGTCCCGGCCTGCTTCTTTTTAATTGCAGAAAAGGTGGCTCGATATGCCGAAATCAGTCTGGAAATTCACAAGAGGGGTTTTGAGATTGGCAATCACAGTGCTTCCCATCGCTGGGGCACGGCCTTTTCCCCCTTCATTTTAAGGCAAGAGCTTGAAGCCTCCGAGATCATATTCCGAAAAATTTTTCGTAAAACCCCTCGCTTGTATCGACCTCCCCGAGGGATTTTGTTTCCCTGGATGAAAACGGTCTTGGCCCAGTCTCACTACGACTTGGTTTACTGGACGGAGATGCCAGGAGATTATTGGCCCTGGCATTCCCCAGACAGCATCCGCCAAAAATTGCTTTCTTCTGTTCAAGAAAAATCGATTTGGACCTTTCACGATGGTTTGAATTTGTGGGGGCAGGGAAAGGGTTTTGCCCTGGATCTGCTGCGGGAATTGATTCCCTATTATCAGGATCAGGGTTATGAGTTTGTGAGTTTGAGAGAGGGCTTGGAGGTGGAGGTTTATCGATGAAAACCATCACCATCGTCGCCAACGAGCCCTACCACTCACTCTCCGGAGGCATCCCCCGTTTTCTGCAAGAAATTGGACCGCGTTTGTCCCGTTTTCTGAATGTGCAAATGGCAGTGATTGGCAACTCCAGAAAAATGAGTATCGAAACCCTGAATCCTCATTTTACGCTTTATCATTTTCCTCATTATGCCCTGCCGGTGGGAGACAGTTACCCTCCTCGTTTTTTGAAAAAAGAAATGAAAGCACTCATTCAAGGTAGCGATGTGGTTTTTGTGCAAACCGTCGATTGTTTTATTCCTCTTTATTACTGTAAAAAATTCAAGAAACCCCTGCTCATGTATTTTCATGGCATCGATTGGGAAACCTTTCCGCGCGCCCTGGGTTTCCCTTGGCTTGCAAAAAAAATTGTTCCTCTGGTGAAGTCCTATGCGCGCTATTGGTATAATCGCTGTTCTTGTTTGCTTGTTCCTTCTGCGACGCTTGTTCCCGTCTTGGAGCAGGCCAAAATAGTGTCGCCAAAACATATCCTTCCTTTGGGTGTGGATGCTCAGCAATTTCGGCCTTCTTTGAATTCCTGCTATTGCAAAGAAAGAATAGGTCTGCAAGAAAGTGATTTGGTGCTGGGTTACACCGGAAGACTGGCCCGCGAAAAAAACATCGATTTTTTATTGAATGTTTTTGAGCGGCTTCAAAAAGAATTTTCCGCTCTTAAACTTTTACTCGTGGGAAGTGGGGTAAAAGATTTTGAAGCTAAAATTCGGCAAAACCCTGCAGTCCTAGCGGTGGGCCAAAAAAATGAGGTGCTGCCTTATCTACAGGCCATGGATGTTTTTGTGATGCCTTCCCAAACTGAAACGAGCTCTCTTTCTACCATGGAAGCGATGGCATCAGGTCTTCCGATTATTGCCTT
This window contains:
- a CDS encoding polysaccharide deacetylase family protein: MKSQKGTSVRVFKKLSLGGKKIALTFDDGPDSTHTLSLLRFLETQNVPACFFLIAEKVARYAEISLEIHKRGFEIGNHSASHRWGTAFSPFILRQELEASEIIFRKIFRKTPRLYRPPRGILFPWMKTVLAQSHYDLVYWTEMPGDYWPWHSPDSIRQKLLSSVQEKSIWTFHDGLNLWGQGKGFALDLLRELIPYYQDQGYEFVSLREGLEVEVYR
- a CDS encoding glycosyltransferase, translated to MKTITIVANEPYHSLSGGIPRFLQEIGPRLSRFLNVQMAVIGNSRKMSIETLNPHFTLYHFPHYALPVGDSYPPRFLKKEMKALIQGSDVVFVQTVDCFIPLYYCKKFKKPLLMYFHGIDWETFPRALGFPWLAKKIVPLVKSYARYWYNRCSCLLVPSATLVPVLEQAKIVSPKHILPLGVDAQQFRPSLNSCYCKERIGLQESDLVLGYTGRLAREKNIDFLLNVFERLQKEFSALKLLLVGSGVKDFEAKIRQNPAVLAVGQKNEVLPYLQAMDVFVMPSQTETSSLSTMEAMASGLPIIAFDVGCLRDYVQNGQNGYLVPLGNEEDFYSKIRHLLQEKELRQNIGREARQGMEVRFNWEDTVRELYEVIEKIVFKVI